In the genome of Nymphaea colorata isolate Beijing-Zhang1983 chromosome 9, ASM883128v2, whole genome shotgun sequence, one region contains:
- the LOC116259938 gene encoding uncharacterized protein LOC116259938: MARNEEKAQSMLNRYLAFKNEEKKKPKERRPYLASECRDLAEADKWRQQIIREIGRKVMEIQNPGLGEHRLRDLNDEINKLIREKGHWEHRIVELGGPNYARSGAKMTDLEGNIIDVPNPSGRGPGYRYFGAAKQLPGVRELFEKPAEIKKKRNRYEIYKRIDASYYGFRDDEDGILEKVEGPAEKEIREIALREWQRAEDIKNEARKTVKSGEVASASGVLFEEEEDIVEEERREKEKKEKETQTEFVVHVPLPDEKEIERMVLEKKKKELLSKYASEGLLEEQDEAKEMLNVHR; the protein is encoded by the coding sequence ATGGCTCGGAATGAGGAGAAAGCTCAGTCGATGCTCAATCGGTACCTCGCCTTCAAGaatgaggagaagaagaagcccAAAGAAAGGCGCCCTTATCTCGCCTCCGAGTGCCGCGACCTTGCCGAAGCCGACAAATGGCGCCAGCAGATCATCCGGGAAATTGGGAGGAAGGTCATGGAGATTCAGAACCCTGGCCTCGGAGAGCACCGCCTCAGGGACCTCAATGACGAGATCAACAAGCTCATCAGGGAGAAAGGCCACTGGGAGCACCGGATTGTCGAGCTTGGCGGACCCAATTACGCAAGGTCCGGTGCCAAGATGACGGACCTGGAGGGCAACATCATCGACGTGCCCAATCCGAGCGGCAGGGGCCCTGGATACCGCTACTTCGGTGCGGCGAAGCAGCTCCCCGGGGTGAGGGAGTTGTTCGAGAAGCCGGCGGagataaagaagaagagaaaccgCTATGAGATCTACAAACGCATTGACGCCAGCTACTATGGGTTCAGGGACGACGAGGACGGCATACTTGAGAAGGTGGAGGGGCCAGCGGAAAAGGAAATACGGGAAATCGCATTGAGGGAGTGGCAGAGGGCCGAGGATATCAAGAACGAGGCGAGGAAGACAGTGAAGAGCGGGGAGGTCGCCAGTGCCTCCGGTGTACTGttcgaggaggaggaggatatCGTGGAGGAGGAgcggagggagaaggagaagaaggagaaggaaacgCAGACCGAGTTCGTCGTGCACGTGCCTCTCCCGGACGAGAAGGAGATCGAGCGGATGGTtctggagaagaagaagaaggaattgctGAGCAAGTATGCGAGCGAAGGCCTGTT